The Bos mutus isolate GX-2022 chromosome 12, NWIPB_WYAK_1.1, whole genome shotgun sequence genomic interval cgtccactgagtcggtgatgccatccaaccatctcatcctctgtcgtccccttctcctgccttcaatctttcccagcagcagggtcttttccagtgagtcatttcttcacatcaggtggccaaaatattggagcttcagcttcaacatcagtcctttcaataaatattcaggaccgatttcctttaggatggactggttgaatctccttcctgtccaagggactctcaagagtcttctccaacaccacagttcaaaagcatcaattcttcagtgctcagctttctttatagtccaactctcacgtccatacatgactactggaaaaatcatagctttgactagattgacctttgtaggcaaagtaatgtctctgctttttaatatgctatgtaggttggtcacaactttccttccaaggagtaagtgtcttttcatttcatgggtgcagtcaccatctgcagtgattttggagcccccaaaaataaagtctgacactgtttccattgtttcctcatctatttgccatgaaatgatgggaccagatgccacgatcttcgttttctgaatgttgagttttaagccaactttttcactctcctctttcactttcataaagaggctttttagttcctcttcgctttctgccataagagtggtgtcatctgcatatctgaggttattgatatttctcctggcaatcttgattccagcttgtgtttcttccagcccagtgtttcgcatgatgtactctgcatagaagttaaataagcagggtgacaatatacagccttgacatactcctttcccaatttggaacctgtctgttgttccatgtcctgttctaactgttgcttcttgacctgcatacaggtttctcaggaggcaggtcaggtggtctggtattccatagTATACATAGTGTATGATCTCATTAAAGTTCAGAAGCAGGTGTGCTGagttgtgactttttaaaaaattgttttattggaGGAcaagtgctttacaatgttgtgttagtttctgctgcacaacaaagtgagtcagctgtgtgtatacgtatgtcccctcctgCCTGAGCCGCCCTCCTTGATCCCCCCGTCCTACCCTTCCAGGTCTGAGTTAcggttttatgtttttaaagatttatgattttatttattatgattttatggggttttttatgtggaccattttaaaagtctttattgaatctgctataatattgcttctgttttcttatattttggttttttggccccagttcagttcagttcagttgctcagttgtgtccgactctttgcaaccccatggaccgcagcacaccaggcctccctgtccatcaccaactcccggagtttactcaaactcatgtcccatgagtcagtgatgccatccaactatctcatcctgtgtcatccccttctcctcctgccttcaatctttcccagcatcaggatcttttccaatgagtcagttcttcacatcagatggccaaaatattgaaatttcagcttcaacatcagtccttccaatgaatattcaggactgatttcctttaggacagactggttggatctccttgcagtccaggggactctcaagagtctcctccaacaccatagttcaaaagcatcaattctttggcattcagctttctttatagtccgactctcacatccctacatgactactggaaaaatcatagctttgaccagacagacctttgttgacaaagtaatggcgCCAAGTCATGCAGAATCCTAGCTCCCCAAGGGgggaattgaacctgcaccctctgcgtTAGAAGGcgaagtgttaaccactggaccacgagggaagtccctgagttGTGATTTTAGAAGTTAGGATATTGATTAACCTTGAGTGGAGATAGAGGTTGGGGTAGGCAAAGGTGAGCTTCTGGGGGTGCTGCTGAGGTGCTTTACTAAACTGAGTGCTGATCACACAGATGTGttcattttgtgaaatttttaataaaaaaaagggAGATACTGTTCATGGGCATGTGATTTCAGCAAATTATGAAGTGTCCAACTCTCActcatgtgagagttgggctatacaGTTAGTATTAGGggtgagggcttccccagtggctcaatggtaaagattctacctgcaatgcaggagacacgggtttgatccctgagttgggagggtcccctggaggaggaaataggaaccccactgcagtattcttgcctagaaaatcccatgacagaggagcctggcgggctacagcctatggggtcataagagtcagccacgactgagtggaataacaacagcaacatattAGAGGTGTAACCCTGAGATACAATgctacatttcattttcttgtcttcCCAAGGACCTGTATGACATGGCTTCAAGCACGGCTGACCCAAGCAGCCTCGTCCACCACACCAACTCCTGCCTTCCCCACCACCCGCCCCGGGTGGCCAGTGTGATGCTGTCTCTGTTCTACACGGCCCTCTTGATCTTTGCTGTCCTGGGAAACATCCTGGCCCTTCGCCTGGCCTATCAGAAGGACAAGAAGATCAACTCGACAGGTGTCTTCCTGGTCCACCTGTCAGTGTCCGACCTCCTGTTCGCTCTGACCCTGCCCGGAAAGATCACCTACTTCTTGCTGGACTTCAACTGGCCTTTCGGGGAGGGGCTCTGCAGGCTGACGGCCTTCATCTTCTTCGTGAACACCTACTCGGGCATCTACCTGATGACGTGCGTGAGCGTGGACCGCTACTTGGCCGTGGTCCGcgcccaccagggtccccggcTGCGTGAGCCTGGGCGGGCCCAGCTCATCTGCGCGGCCATGTGGGTCCTGGCGACACTGCAGACAGCGCCCCTGCTAGGGTTCACCATGACCATGCGCGTGGCCGGCAGGCTGACCTGCATGGAGTACGACAGTGTCCAGCGGGTGTTCACGCTGCCCGTCATGGTCCTGGTGAcctcctctctgagcttctgCGGGCCGGTGGCCATCATCCTCTTCTGCTACGTGAAGATCGCCGTCAAGCTGTGCAGGACGGCCCGGGACAACCCGCTGACGAGCCGGGGGGGCCACCACCGCAGAGCCTGCCTGCTCAcgctggtggtgctggtggccGTGGCCGTGTGCTTCGTGCCCTACCACCTCCACGTCATCCAGTTCATGGTGACCAAGATGCTCCGCCAGCCCACCTGCTCCGAGCAGAGGGCCTTCAAACTGTGCCTGCAGCTCACCGTCTGCCTCATGAACTTGAACTGCAGCATCGACCCCATCGTTTACTTCTTCGCGTCCTCCCGTTACAGGAAATGGCTCCGCCACTTTCTGAAACTCAAAGCATCaccatcctctccctccttcccgcAGGGAAAAGCTTCCTCAGAAACACAAAGTATCAACCAGACAGGAGGCTCCTCGCCCTTGGAGGAGAATGAAGTCTAAGAGGTGATGGGCTTTCATACTGCACCTGGGGGTCAGGGGGAGGACCCCAAGCTTGTACAATTTGGGGAttgggttctttaaaaaaaaagaatacaaaaccaTAGATGCAAAGTTAGGTACAAGGTCATGGAAGGTGAGTGAGGAGCTCTGAAGCAAGCATTCGTTAGCTTTGCCATAAACCTacttctggggcttccccggtggctcagctggtaaagaatctgcctgcaccgcgggagacctgcattcaatccctgggttgggaaaatcccttggagaagggaaaggctacccactccagtatccttgcctggagaattccatggacagaggagcctggtgggctacagtccatgggattgcaaagagttggactcaactgaagcgactcagcacacagcgTGCACCTCTCATGTATTCTAATAAACACTGCTTCGTCCTTGGCCTCTGAAGGGTGTGCAGTTTCTTCTGGGAAAAGAGTATTTTCACATCAAATGCAGTCATGACCAGAAGAATCATTGGCTGAGCACTAGAGTCACAGTTTGGACAAGGTTTCTGATGTGGGGAGGCAAATTGTTGTAAAGAGCAAAAAAttacccctcccccccaaaaccaaaatctctAAAAGCTTAGAGTTAACATTTGCAAAAATGCCAAGGTTTTCCTGACAAAGTAAGAAAACGAGAGGAAGACACCCTTCAAGTTATTGGCCTGGCAGCCTCTGGGGTGGGGGAATGCGGGCGAGGGACTGGGTGATCACTTTTGTAGGAAAAGTCTGATCTGGCGCAGAGGGTACACCTTCCCGTAGCGCGTGTGTGGGCAGGGACAGActgggggaaggaagaaagacaagCACGTGGGCGTGAGCCTTCCTTTTTCAGTCGTGCGTGTCAGAAAGTGCGTGTGCACGCCGAGTGTTGTTTGCATTCGGTCAAAACAAACCTTTCATGGCACTTTCTTGAGTTTAAAACACAACACAGATCATTTCCACTTGGGCgattttgaattttttgtgaaataaaacatGTATTTGCCTGCCAAAGTGCGGGGGGCACTGGGATCAGCGTGAGATTTGTCTCAGCCACGCAGGTCCAGCCCAACCTGCTCATGACCTCTGTGCTCCCTCCACCTCACGGgcacccccagccctcccccaaccccatggAACCCCCCAGCCCTCCCTCCATGGACTCCCTAACCCTCCCCCATGGGGAGGCAATAATGAAGCATCATCAATCCGGTGACTTAAACCAACAAAAATATATGCTCTtgttctggaggctaaaagttCAAAGCCAAGGGGTCAGTAGGGCTGGTTCCTTCTCAAGCTGCAAGGGAGACTGATCTAGGCCTCTCCTGGCTTCTGGCGCTTTGCTGCAGTTATTGGTGCTCCTTGGCTTGTCAAACATCACCCCCATCTCTATCTCCATCTTCACCTGGTTTTCTCCTCGTGTGTCTCCATCTTCACAcggcattttcttcttttcctaaggacaccagtcaccttggatttgttgttgttgttgagtcgttgtgtctgactctttgtgaccccatggactgtagcacaccaggcttccctattcttcactttctcctggagtttgctcaaactcatgtccattgaatcagtgatgccatccaaccatctcatcctctgtcatccccttttgtcttcaatctttcccagcatcagagtcttttccaatgaaatcagctcttcatatcaagtggccaaagtattgaagcttcaacatcagcctttccaatgaatattcaaggttgattttctttaggatggactggtttgagctctgggcagttcaaggggctctcaaaagtcttctccaccctaatgacctcatctgaACTTGATCACACCTATTTCCAATTAAGGTCATATGGGTTAGGACTTGATCTTATTTGGGGATCCAGCTTTTAACACCCACCCATTTCTGAGCACCCCTCTTTCCACTCTTCTCTGGAAGAGTCTCAGCCCATCCCTGACCCCTCCTGTAAGCCCCTGTGATACCACATCAGAGTCCTATGACCAAAGTGAGACTTGGAGGAAGGAGTAAGAAGAGTCTGCTTAAATACTAGTTGGTCCAAAAAAAAGGTCAACTGCCACAGTTTGTTTTTCAGCCCCAATCAAAATAATTGCATGTCAAAATGGAAGCATCAGAGTGACCCCCTCAGAGGGTCCCCTCACTCTGCGTGTGGGAGCTTAGTCCAGAGGAAGGTGCAGGGccggtgggtggggggtgggcccTGTGGGTGGGGGCTCTATAACGAGGTCCCTGGGTCCCATTCTGGCGCATGTGGAGGTGTCTGGAAAGTTCTGCCCTTGGGTGGAGGGTCTCCTCATGACTTCTAAGAATTTTGATCACTTGACAGTTTTAAGGAGGAAGAATGGAGAGTTTCAGAAATGGAGTTGATAGATGCCCAAATGTCCCTCTGGCTGTCAGCTTTGAATCCCTACTCCATTGGCGCCACCACCCACTGCAAGCTAACCAAGGCCTAGCTTTCACTAcagttttctctctccttgccACGCCACGGTGCACGGGCCAACACGGAGGTGAAGTCCCTCTGGCATGTGTGGGCTTGTGGGCGGCCAGGCTCAGACGGGCCGGGTCCCCCATGGAGACCCCAACCCTGAAGGTTGGGTCACACCTCAGGCCACAGGAATCCCTCATGATGGGGACACTGGAACTGGTGACACGCTGTCGCTCATTCGCTCTAGCTCAGTGAGGGCGGGGGCCATCGAGGCAGCTGGATAAGAAATCGGGGGCAGAGGCCCCTAAAATTTCTTGCTGCCACCCTTTGGGAGACCTCTTTGGCAATTTCCCCAATCTTTATGAacttcttgctgttctttctttgttttaaaattttagatttttttctccccctttgtttcccctctatttatttatttgggtgtgttGGGTCTTGGTCATGCGGGATCTCTAGTTGCAACGCATGGGCTCTCTGGTTGTATCGTGAgagcttagttgttccatggccggtgggatcttagttccccaaccagggattgaacctgagtcccctgcattgcaaggattcttagccactggaccaccaggaaagtcctactTACTCACTATTGATACCACGATAGACATTCATTAGCAGACCTCACTCAGCCATCTCAGGAGCTCTGTGGGTCTGAGGGTCACAGACCGCACACTGCCTACTGGTGGCCAGTGGCTTCTGCCCAACTCCTGGTCTTCTGTGCCCCCAGTGGGGCTCTGGGCTCCTCAAGACACAGCTGTGTTTTTTCCCAAAGCTTCTCGTATCAATTGTTATCAAAATTAAATCATTATTATATAAACCAATAAAGTATAAAGGCAATAAGAAAGAGCTGTTGTAAGAACTAAGTTAAATGCTTTGGGAAGTTTGGTGAAGGTGAATcgcttacaaaacaaaaagtgctGTCACGACAGGCGTGAGTGTAACATTTATAGGTCATTTGGAAAAATGCAGAAAACCAAGATGACACACAATCCGATTGCATTGCTGAGTTCTGGGGctaacttcaattaaaaaaaataatccatgccttatgatccagcaatcccactgctgggcatacacactgaggaaaccagaagggaaagagacacgtgtaccccaatgttcatcgcagcactgtttataatagccaggacatggaagcaacctagatgtccatcagcagatgaatggataagaaagctgtggtacatatacacaatggagtattactcagccattaaaaagaatacatttgaatcagttctaatgaggtggatgaaactggagcctattatacagagtgaagtaagccaggaggaaaaacagaaatacagtatactaacgcatatatatggaatttagaaagatggtaacaataacctggtgtacgagacagcaaaagagacactgatgtatagaacagtcttatggactctgtgggagagggagagggtgggaagatttgggagagtgacattgaaacatgtagaatatcatgtaagaaacgagttgccagtccaggttgatctgcgatactggatgcttggggctggtgcactgggacgacacagagggatggtgtggggagggaggagagaggagggttcaggatggggaacacatgtatgcctgtggcggattcattttgatatttggcaaaacgaatacaattatgtaaagtttaaaaataaaataaaatttaaaacaacaacaacaacaacaacaacaacaaaaaataatccaAACTGGAACTCATAAGCGAAGCAATGTGGGTGTGGATTATGAAAGACACACATTTCTAATCAGTACAACTACAATTTTCAAAAAGGCTGTAGTGACATTAACACCATTGACatgttttaacttaaaatatttaatatatgggcttctgtttgtgtgtgtgtgtgtatatatatatatatataatactcatatgtatgtgtgctaaggtgcttcagttgtgtctgactctgtgacccaatggactatagcccaccagcctcctctgtccaagaaattctccaggcaacaatcctggagtgggttgccatgccctccctcctccaggggatcttcccaatgacccagggattgaacatcttacatctcctgcaatgacaggcgggttctttaccactagcaccacccagtaAGCCTGATGAGTCACTGAAAGTTCAAAATTTAAGCTGAAATGCATTAATACACATAACCTACCAAACATCACAGTTTAGCCCAGCCTatcttaaatgtgctcagaacacttataCTGGTTTACATCTGGGCAggatcatctaacacaaagcctattttttaCAGAAGTGTTGAgcatctcatgtaatttattgaattctGAGCTGGCAGCGCAAAAGAGAATGTCCGTCTGGGTGCAGAATGGTTGTTGACCTGTGACCTCACGGCTGATGGGGATCTGCGCCTGCCACTCCCAGTGTTACCAAAGAGGGCCGGGCTGAAGAGAACCTCTACAAccaggaaaagataaaaatccGAAATCCTAAGTACAGTTTCCACTGAATGGGtatcactttcacaccatcataaaGTCAACAAATTATAAGCCAAACCATTGTTAAATCAGgccccatctgtgtgtgtgttctgcagtttatccaacttttttttttttttcattttattattcatttaatggagaaggaaatggtaacccactccagattcttgcctggaaaattccatggacagaggagcctggcaggctacagtccatggggtcacaaagagtcagacatgactgagcatgcatgcatgcaagcatttatttaatatttaagctCTCACACTAGATTTTTACAAGCTGGTGAACACTGACAAAATTATTTCTTCCACAGAACTATAACCAAATGTTCCTGGACAGTATACATATATGATTGAGCTAATGTCAATACACATCACCATTTAATAAATTACATAAAGAAACAAATTGTCAAGTTTCCAAATATTAAGTTACACAGCTCAAaggcttcagtttagttcagttcagtcactcagtcatgtcctactctttgcaaccccatggaccgcagcatgccaggccttcctgtccatcactaactcccggagcttgctcaaactcttggtgatgccatccaaccacctcatcctctgtcgtccccttctcctcctgccctcaatctttcccagcagcagggtcttttccaatgagtcagttcttcacatcaggtggccaatatattggagtttcagcttcagcatcagtccttccaatgaatattcaggactaatttcctttaggatggactggttggatctccttgcagtccaagggactctcaagagtcttctccaacaccacagttcaaaagcatcaattcttcagtgctcagctttctttaatagtccaactctcacatccatacatgactactggaaaaaccatagctttgactagatggacctttgtgggcaaagtaatgtctctgcttttcaatattttcttccaagaagcaagcatcttttaatttcatggctgcaatcaccatctgcagtgattttggagcccaagaaaaaaaaagtctctcactgtttccattgtttcccccatgtatttgccaaaaagtggtgggactggatgccatgatcttagttttctgaatgttgagttttaagccagctttttcaatctcctctttcactttcatcaagaggctccttactttttcactttctgccataagggtggtgtcacctgtatatgtgaggttattgatatttctcctggcagtcttgattccagcttgtgtttcatccagcccagcatttctcacgatgtactctgcatataagttaaataagcagagtgacaatatatagccttgacgtactcctttccagatttggaaccagtctgttgttccatgtcctgttctaactgttgcttcttgaccttcatacagatttctcagaagatttgattcttgacctgcgtaTCAGATCTCTCATATGCCTATGTCAAAATGTTAAATGTCTGCTTGATTCATTAGCAGAAATCTACTTCTTATTTTTGCAAGAGAGGTTGAGAATCATACTTCAAACAAAATGAGTTGTAGTTTGCTCAAC includes:
- the LOC102272581 gene encoding G-protein coupled receptor 183, whose product is MASSTADPSSLVHHTNSCLPHHPPRVASVMLSLFYTALLIFAVLGNILALRLAYQKDKKINSTGVFLVHLSVSDLLFALTLPGKITYFLLDFNWPFGEGLCRLTAFIFFVNTYSGIYLMTCVSVDRYLAVVRAHQGPRLREPGRAQLICAAMWVLATLQTRAFKLCLQLTVCLMNLNCSIDPIVYFFASSRYRKWLRHFLKLKASPSSPSFPQGKASSETQSINQTGGSSPLEENEV